Proteins from one Elgaria multicarinata webbii isolate HBS135686 ecotype San Diego chromosome 3, rElgMul1.1.pri, whole genome shotgun sequence genomic window:
- the LOC134396467 gene encoding class II histocompatibility antigen, M alpha chain: protein MGPGRWVWGLGALALLCGAAAAAAAVQEDPVHLFSQVFFCQRDSPFSGLAQTLDDDQLFWFDFPGSLWRPRLPDFQPEVQNRTSLDIVMQQSNLCNQILHFLTNFSDKYIQMPEAKGIPQVEVFTLQPLQLGKANTLVCSVTNVFPPSATITWEYREAPEKQGAITTQIYPVQFLDFQIFSYLNVTPQEGDIYSCTVRTPRASSSSVGFWVPKDPIASELLENVLSGIAFAVGILLMIVGFMFLGMTARLMSAD from the exons ATGGGTCCCGGGCGATGGGTCTGGGGTCTGGGAGCGTTGGCTTTGCTCTgtggggcggcagcagcagcagcggcagtcCAAG AGGATCCCGTTCATCTTTTCTCTCAGGTGTTCTTTTGCCAGAGAGACTCCCCGTTCTCTGGCCTGGCCCAAACCCTGGATGACGATCAACTGTTCTGGTTTGACTTTCCGGGATCCCTCTGGCGCCCACGCCTGCCCGATTTCCAGCCAGAAGTGCAGAACCGGACGTCCCTGGATATAGTCATGCAGCAAAGTAACTTGTGCAACCAGATCCTGCATTTCCTCACCAACTTTTcagataaatatatacaaatgcccgAAGCAAAAG GTATCCCTCAGGTGGAGGTCTTCACCCTCCAGCCCCTCCAGCTGGGCAAGGCCAACACCCTGGTCTGCTCCGTGACCAACGTCTTCCCGCCGTCAGCTACCATCACCTGGGAGTACCGGGAGGCGCCGGAGAAGCAGGGGGCGATCACTACGCAGATCtaccctgtccagttcctggacTTCCAGATCTTCTCGTACCTGAACGTGACCCCCCAGGAGGGAGACATCTACAGCTGCACCGTCCGGACCCCCCGGGCCAGTTCCTCCAGCGTGGGTTTCTGGG TCCCCAAAGATCCCATCGCCTCGGAACTCCTGGAGAACGTCCTGTCCGGCATCGCTTTCGCCGTGGGAATCCTTCTCATGATCGTGGGGTTTATGTTTCTCGGCATGACGGCCAGGCTCATGAGCGCAG acTGA